From one Syntrophales bacterium genomic stretch:
- a CDS encoding ATP-binding protein: MGEKAKHLLQRTVLSMMREITLPLEELFNLFAGIIQAGLRNPGATAVRIEYDGTVGTAGMWKGSPRARAARAITAEGRTLTVTTDRPEGAVMEGGLPSPAAEKELLALFAARLAAVIDIRAAHRLLQETLNRYLSIVDDGSAEERCSDETGLEEYRIETTGKEGIERHIQVWRNPLVRDGEERYQVLYEDITRRKQAEEEREAALTELRRSQGILESIIEFLPDATFVIDREGTVIAWNRAMENLTGVPAGDMLGRGDHVYAPVFYGEIKPMLIDIALLPELEGRTDHARIDRKGDVFYAEALTPALPKGDVYLTATASVLRDTEGTVIGAVECFRNETERKKLEERIQQTEKMISLSRVSTGVAHEILNPLGIISLALQRVKTLGDLSPDVLEELDVCARQVERIARIADGLKQYARSSSEAMAPADINDIIDGVLRMYRLQLKIEEMTTDLHYSPGLPSIPLNREKMEQVLINLFSNALGAMEGKEDRLLSVRTEHRRHDDGEYLRIVISDNGTGIRKKDLGRIFDPFYTTRAPGRGTGMGLSISQGIIRRHGGRIWAQNNRWGGASFFIELPVTGEGCRGMDSKPERSDL, translated from the coding sequence ATGGGAGAAAAAGCAAAACATCTGTTACAGCGGACGGTGCTTTCGATGATGCGTGAAATCACCTTGCCCTTGGAAGAGCTTTTCAACCTCTTTGCCGGGATCATTCAGGCCGGCCTGCGGAATCCCGGGGCAACCGCCGTGCGGATCGAATATGACGGAACCGTCGGGACCGCCGGTATGTGGAAGGGATCACCCCGGGCACGGGCGGCCCGGGCAATTACCGCCGAGGGTCGAACCCTGACGGTAACCACTGACCGGCCGGAAGGAGCGGTCATGGAAGGCGGGCTTCCATCCCCCGCGGCTGAGAAAGAACTGCTTGCCCTCTTTGCGGCCCGTCTTGCCGCGGTGATAGACATTCGCGCCGCCCACCGCCTTCTCCAGGAAACACTGAACCGATACCTGTCGATCGTCGATGACGGCAGTGCCGAAGAACGATGTTCCGATGAAACGGGCCTGGAAGAGTACAGGATCGAGACCACGGGTAAGGAAGGAATTGAACGCCACATTCAGGTCTGGCGGAACCCCCTCGTCCGGGACGGCGAAGAGCGCTACCAGGTACTGTACGAGGACATCACCCGGCGCAAACAGGCCGAAGAAGAACGGGAAGCGGCCCTGACCGAGTTGCGCCGTTCACAGGGTATTCTGGAAAGTATCATTGAGTTTCTTCCCGACGCCACCTTTGTCATCGACAGGGAAGGAACGGTCATCGCCTGGAACCGGGCCATGGAGAACCTTACCGGAGTTCCGGCCGGCGATATGCTGGGCAGGGGAGACCACGTGTATGCCCCGGTCTTTTACGGTGAAATAAAACCCATGCTGATCGATATCGCCCTTCTCCCCGAGCTTGAAGGCCGGACAGACCATGCCCGGATCGACCGGAAGGGTGATGTCTTTTACGCGGAAGCCCTGACACCCGCCCTGCCGAAGGGGGATGTGTACTTAACGGCCACGGCATCGGTGCTTCGCGACACGGAAGGGACCGTCATCGGTGCCGTTGAATGTTTCAGGAACGAGACGGAACGCAAAAAACTGGAAGAAAGGATCCAGCAGACGGAGAAGATGATCTCCCTGAGCCGCGTATCGACGGGAGTCGCCCACGAAATCCTCAACCCCCTGGGCATCATTTCCCTGGCACTACAGCGGGTGAAAACCCTGGGGGACCTTTCTCCCGACGTACTCGAGGAACTGGATGTCTGTGCGCGCCAGGTGGAACGTATCGCCCGTATAGCCGACGGGCTGAAGCAGTATGCCCGCTCTTCCAGCGAGGCCATGGCGCCCGCTGACATCAACGATATCATCGACGGCGTTCTCAGAATGTACCGGTTACAGCTTAAAATTGAAGAAATGACAACGGATCTGCACTACAGCCCCGGTCTTCCTTCCATACCGCTCAACAGGGAAAAAATGGAGCAGGTACTGATAAATCTCTTTTCCAATGCCCTGGGGGCAATGGAAGGCAAGGAGGACAGGCTGCTGTCGGTACGCACCGAACACCGTCGCCACGACGATGGAGAATATCTGAGGATCGTTATTTCCGACAACGGCACGGGCATACGGAAAAAGGATCTGGGCCGCATATTCGATCCATTCTATACCACCCGTGCACCGGGAAGGGGAACAGGCATGGGGCTTTCCATATCACAGGGCATCATCCGCCGGCACGGCGGTCGTATCTGGGCACAAAACAACAGGTGGGGAGGGGCATCATTTTTCATAGAGCTTCCCGTGACGGGGGAGGGGTGCCGCGGCATGGACTCGAAACCGGAAAGGAGTGACCTGTGA